In one Nostoc sp. KVJ3 genomic region, the following are encoded:
- a CDS encoding aspartate carbamoyltransferase catalytic subunit, whose amino-acid sequence MPTNTWNRHHILSLGDFTTTEYDTVLQTAASFQEVLSRRTKKVPTLQGQVVANLFFESSTRTRSSFELAAKRLSADTLNFAAASSSMTKGETILDTAKTYLAMGTDIMVVRHREAGVPNAIAAEMDRLGVRVSVLNAGDGQHEHPSQALLDLFTICTLIDPANPRLELLKGKKIAIVGDILHSRVARSNIWSLIASGAEVHLAAPPTLLPKLFAEYISEESEVRSQELFPHSPTPQLFLHWQLEPALQNADFVMTLRLQKERMTAYLLPSLREYHQLFGITRAKLQLCKPNVKVLHPGPVNRGVEISSDLMDDPEFSLIQSQVTSGVAVRMALLYLIGSSKV is encoded by the coding sequence ATGCCTACTAACACCTGGAATCGTCATCATATTCTTTCCCTAGGTGACTTCACTACCACTGAATACGATACTGTTTTGCAAACTGCGGCCTCTTTTCAAGAGGTGCTATCGCGGCGGACGAAGAAAGTGCCAACCTTGCAGGGACAAGTGGTAGCAAATTTATTTTTTGAATCTTCTACCCGCACTCGCAGCAGTTTTGAACTCGCAGCGAAACGCTTAAGTGCAGATACACTCAATTTCGCCGCAGCCAGTTCTTCCATGACAAAGGGAGAGACAATTCTCGATACAGCGAAGACCTACTTGGCTATGGGAACTGATATTATGGTAGTCCGCCATCGAGAGGCAGGAGTACCAAATGCGATCGCGGCTGAAATGGATCGTCTCGGTGTCCGAGTTAGTGTCCTCAATGCTGGTGATGGTCAACACGAGCATCCTTCCCAAGCACTGCTAGATTTATTTACTATTTGTACTCTTATTGACCCAGCTAATCCCCGACTGGAACTATTAAAAGGGAAAAAGATTGCCATTGTTGGAGATATTCTCCATTCTCGTGTGGCGCGATCGAATATCTGGAGTTTAATTGCCAGTGGTGCCGAAGTGCATCTCGCAGCCCCTCCCACCCTCTTACCCAAATTATTTGCTGAGTATATCTCTGAAGAGTCAGAAGTCAGGAGTCAAGAGTTATTCCCTCACTCTCCCACTCCCCAACTATTTCTCCACTGGCAGCTAGAACCAGCTTTGCAAAATGCTGATTTTGTCATGACTTTACGTCTGCAAAAGGAACGAATGACCGCTTATTTACTACCAAGTTTGCGAGAATATCATCAGCTATTTGGCATTACACGTGCAAAGCTACAACTTTGTAAACCTAATGTCAAAGTTTTGCATCCAGGCCCAGTCAATCGTGGCGTAGAAATTAGCTCTGATTTGATGGATGACCCGGAATTTAGTCTCATTCAATCACAAGTTACCAGTGGTGTCGCCGTTCGGATGGCACTGTTGTATTTGATAGGAAGCAGTAAGGTTTAA